In Silene latifolia isolate original U9 population chromosome X, ASM4854445v1, whole genome shotgun sequence, the following proteins share a genomic window:
- the LOC141621913 gene encoding (-)-germacrene D synthase-like, giving the protein MATTALISTGNLQQRQSANYDPSVWGDFFVTYACDNKNVRVWLEEAEMLKEKVQKMLKDDFTIEHLSEKLSIIDAVERLGIAYHFETEIRDMLQRVYDLFNEEINLEHYELVTLALLFRLLRQHGYNVSTDIFNKFSGNKDGFKDFVTEDIEGMLCLYEAAHLRLRGEPILEKALAFTKNALELKLPSLGPSQAGRVSHTFRWPVQKCLPRVGARKYISLYQEIELHNEVLLKFAKLDFNLLQLQHQEELSFITKWWKDLDVKNKLPYARDRITECYFWILGVYYEPQYALARKFAVKVIALTSVLDDTYDVYGTYKELERLTHAFERWDIHVMDELPEYMKTIYQAMLEIYSEMEEEMVKRGRSYAICYAKEAMKRLLKAYLEEAKWLVEKKVPRMEEYLRVALPSTAYPMLSVISLVGMEEVATEDAFLWLLSEPPLQHSICCICRFMDDIVSRELEQKREHIPSAVDCYMKEYKVTASEACEVLSIEVENAWKDINQAFLDPKAPSMPILMRILNLVRVIELLYTGEDMYTHSHKMKPLVDSLLLNPLQIV; this is encoded by the exons atggcAACAACAGCATTAATTAGTACAGGAAATTTGCAGCAGCGTCAGTCCGCAAATTACGATCcctcggtttggggagatttcttCGTCACATATGCCTGTGACAATAAG AATGTTCGTGTATGGCTTGAGGAAGCTGAAATGCTGAAAGAAAAAGTGCAAAAAATGCTGAAAGATGACTTCACCATTGAACATCTTAGTGAAAAGTTGAGCATTATTGATGCAGTTGAGCGTTTGGGAATTGCTTATCACTTTGAGACGGAGATTCGAGATATGTTGCAACGAGTTTACGACCTTTTTAATGAGGAGATTAATCTCGAACATTATGAACTAGTAACCTTAGCCCTTCTGTTTCGACTTCTACGGCAACATGGCTACAATGTTTCAACTG ATATTTTCAATAAGTTTAGCGGCAACAAAGATGGGTTTAAGGATTTCGTTACTGAGGATATAGAAGGGATGTTATGCCTATACGAAGCAGCACACCTCAGGTTGCGAGGCGAACCTATATTAGAGAAGGCCCTAGCGTTTACTAAGAATGCCCTTGAGCTCAAGTTACCCTCTCTTGGACCCTCTCAAGCGGGGCGTGTATCACACACGTTCCGGTGGCCGGTTCAGAAATGTCTTCCAAGAGTAGGAGCAAGGAAATACATTTCCCTTTACCAAGAAATTGAGCTTCACAACGAAGTTCTTCTCAAGTTTGCAAAGTTAGACTTCAACTTGCTGCAATTGCAACATCAAGAAGAGCTTAGTTTTATTACAAA GTGGTGGAAAGACCTTGATGTGAAGAATAAGTTGCCATACGCTCGTGACAGAATAACAGAGTGTTACTTTTGGATACTTGGAGTTTATTATGAGCCTCAATATGCCTTGGCCCGAAAGTTTGCTGTCAAAGTCATCGCTTTGACTTCAGTTCTTGATGATACCTATGATGTCTATGGTACATATAAAGAGCTAGAGCGTCTCACACATGCTTTCGAGAG GTGGGATATTCATGTCATGGATGAACTCCCGGAGTATATGAAGACAATTTATCAAGCAATGCTTGAAATTTATAGCGAAATGGAAGAAGAAATGGTTAAAAGAGGGCGGTCTTATGCAATATGCTATGCAAAAGAAGCA ATGAAAAGACTATTGAAAGCTTATCTAGAGGAAGCAAAATGGCTTGTAGAAAAAAAGGTGCCAAGAATGGAAGAGTACTTGAGAGTAGCCTTGCCATCCACAGCTTATCCAATGTTGTCAGTAATTTCATTGGTTGGAATGGAAGAAGTCGCAACTGAGGATGCCTTCCTTTGGTTACTTAGTGAACCTCCTCTTCAACATTCTATATGTTGCATTTGTAGGTTTATGGATGACATTGTATCACGTGAG CTGGAGCAGAAAAGAGAGCACATACCATCAGCAGTAGATTGCTATATGAAGGAGTATAAGGTGACAGCGTCGGAAGCATGTGAAGTGCTCAGCATTGAGGTTGAAAATGCGTGGAAGGATATTAACCAAGCTTTCTTGGATCCCAAGGCACCTTCAATGCCTATTTTGATGAGAATTCTCAACTTAGTTCGAGTGATAGAGCTGCTTTATACGGGGGAAGATATGTACACTCACTCTCATAAAATGAAGCCTCTTGTTGACTCATTGCTCCTTAATCCCCTACAAATAGTATAG
- the LOC141620420 gene encoding uncharacterized protein LOC141620420: MARKEVTDGAYTVQKFGLITFMDALNNSSTPKEGIGISGSVPHLVVGNCINMRVTEIATSITFCVSMVYAFNDLNGRKGLGGQLGLFAATIQEPWLVCGDFNCVLSYAERLGGVTCDQEIDDFQGCVSRCNLADAPARGRYSRLDRALINEEWSNCMPDVYAHFLPKGIFDHTPYLLKSKEQVMSLRKPFKYFNMWGKADHHITHLTEWWDHNTQGTKMYKLQKIAENLMSVFWLEKE, from the exons ATGGCTAGGAAAGAGGTTACTGATGGTGCCTATACTGTGCAAAAGTTTGGTCTAAttacattcatggatgccttaaATAATTCTTCTACACCCAAGGAAGGAATTGGGATAAGTGGTAGTGTTCCTCACCTTGTGGTGGGGAAT TGTATAAATATGAGAGTTACTGAAATTGCTACAAGTATTACCTTCTGTGTCTCTATGGTGTATGCTTTTAATGATCTTAATGGAAGAAAGGGTTTGGGGGGCCAGCTAGGCCTCTTTGCTGCTACTATTCAGGAGCCATGGTTGGTGTGTGGGGATTTCAACTGTGTTCTATCTTATGCTGAGAGGCTTGGTGGTGTCACTTGTGATCAAGAAATAGATGATTTCCAGGGTTGTGTGAGTAGATGTAATTTGGCAGATGCCCCTGCTAGGGG GAGATATAGTAGATTGGACAGGGCTCTAATTAATGAGGAGTGGAGTAATTGTATGCCTGATGTTTATGCTCATTTCTTGCCTAAAGGGATTTTTGATCATACTCCTTATCTTCTTAAGAGTAAGGAGCAGGTTATGAGCTTAAGGAAACCATTCAAGTACTTCAACATGTGGGGGAAGGCAGACCATCACATTACTCATTTGACTGAATGGTGGGATCATAACACTCAGGGTACAAAGATGTATAAGTTG CAAAAAATTGCAGAGAATCTTATGAGTGTCTTCTGGTTGGAGAAGGAATAG
- the LOC141620421 gene encoding uncharacterized protein LOC141620421, with translation MGTAIQGTGVQTEHVNPLIVRRGKVCNNAQWDLLLKPVTKMEIKDAIFSIPEHKAPRPKGFSSAFYKDSWSIRGDEVCEAVLDFFKTGKLLKQVNSTILTLIHKCTMPTHVTQFRPIACCNVLYKCISKILCTRLAGVLPDIISLNQGRFIKGRSIIENILVCQDLVRLYNRQACTPRCMFKMDLMKAYDSVSWQFVEEILDAFHFPLKFSKLVLECVRSASFSLAVNGETFGFFPGKRGLRQGDPMSPLLFTLCMEYLSRIILCATEKMKFSYHPLCKQIKLTHLMFADDLLLFCKGDAASIMVLLRAYSSFSAASGLKVNAQNSNAYFNGVGSRLKEEILSVSRFMEAMFVLPKGVMDRVNVICRNYLWERSTEFSKAPRVAWAKVCVPKKEGGLGLKQSENWNAALIGKLVWWIVVKQNKLWVQWFHHVYLKGSPWLSYTPPPDASWYWRKICKVKDLIQDGFDDGIWSVRPAGYSVKSCYNWLRDKNDEVWWCKPVWSSLGAPKHAFIAWLVVQNALMLKVSLFQFQVSADKLCCICQLQDEDHEHLFQTCTYSTQILQGVGIWLCSDIAQPNGLLRITRCRWRRQRKGICTTALLACWYHIWMQRNQARLNQCIVRPAVIIADIQKAIRSRYMFHKPCNMSSKDRAWLSSVQL, from the exons ATGGGGACTGCAATTCAGG GGACTGGGGTTCAAACAGAACATGTAAATCCACTCATTGTCAGGAGAGGTAAAGTTTGCAATAATGCTCAATGGGATCTCTTATTGAAACCTGTCACAAAGATGGAAATAAAAGATGCAATTTTCTCTATCCCTGAGCATAAAGCTCCTAGACCTAAAGGGTTTTCTAGTGCCTTCTATAAGGATTCTTGGAGTATCAGAGGGGATGAAGTGTGTGAGGCAGTGTTGGATTTCTTTAAGACAGGCAAGTTGCTGAAGCAGGTGAATTCTACTATTCTGACTCTCATACATAAGTGCACCATGCCTACTCATGTTACACAGTTCAGACCAATTGCTTGTTGCAATGTTCTGTATAAGTGTATTTCCAAGATTTTGTGCACAAGGTTGGCAGGAGTCTTGCCTGACATTATTAGCTTGAATCAAGGGAGGTTTATAAAAGGCAGAAGCATTATTGAAAATATCTTGGTGTGTCAAGATCTTGTCAGGCTCTACAATAGACAAGCTTGCACCCCAAGGTGTATGTTCAAGATGGATCTTATGAAAGCTTATGACTCGGTTAGCTGGCAGTTTGTTGAGGAGATCTTGGATGCCTTTCATTTTCCTCTAAAATTCAGCAAGCTGGTGCTGGAGTGTGTCAGGAGTGCCTCTTTTTCTCTTGCAGTGAATGGTGAAACTTTTGGGTTCTTCCCTGGTAAAAGAGGACTCAGGCAAGGGGACCCCATGTCTCCTCTCTTATTTACTCTTTGTATGGAGTATCTAAGTAGGATCATTTTATGTGCCACTGAAAAAATGAAGTTCAGCTATCATCCTTTGTGCAAACAAATCAAACTTACTCActtaatgtttgctgatgatttacTCTTGTTTTGTAAGGGTGATGCAGCTTCTATCATGGTTTTACTCAGAGCTTATTCTTCTTTTTCAGCTGCTTCAGGATTAAAAGTGAATGCTCAAAACTCTAATGCTTATTTTAATGGGGTAGGCAGTAGACTTAAGGAAGAAATTCTAAGTGTCTCTAGGTTTATGGAAG CTATGTTTGTGTTGCCTAAAGGAGTGATGGACAGAGTTAATGTTATATGCAGGAATTATCTTTGGGAGAGGAGTACTGAATTTTCTAAAGCTCCTAGGGTTGCCTGGGCAAAAGTTTGTGTTCCCAAAAAAGAAGGAGGATTAGGCCTTAAACAAAGTGAGAATTGGAATGCTGCTCTAATAGGGAAGTTAGTATGGTGGATTGTGGTTAAACAGAATAAGCTTTGGGTTCAATGGTTCCATCATGTTTATTTAAAAGGTTCACCATGGCTCTCTTATACCCCTCCTCCTGATGCCAGCTGGTATTGGAGGAAAATTTGCAAAGTAAAGGATCTAATTCAGGATGGGTTTGATGATGGTATTTGGAGTGTAAGGCCTGCTGGTTACTCTGTTAAGAGTTGTTATAACTGGCTTAGGGATAAGAATGACGAGGTATGGTGGTGTAAACCTGTATGGAGCAGTCTAGGGGCCCCTAAACATGCTTTCATAGCATGGTTGGTTGTTCAAAATGCTCTGATGCTTAAAGTCAGCTTGTTCCAGTTTCAAGTTTCAGCAGATAAGTTGTGTTGCATCTGTCAGTTGCAGGATGAAGATCATGAGCATTTATTCCAGACCTGTACGTACAGCACTCAGATCCTGCAGGGTGTTGGAATCTGGCTTTGTTCTGATATTGCTCAGCCTAATGGATTACTCAGAATTACTAGGTGCAGATGGAGGAGACAAAGGAAAGGGATATGCACTACAGCATTGTTGGCTTGTTGGTATCATATTTGGATGCAAAGGAATCAGGCTAGATTGAATCAATGTATTGTTCGGCCTGCTGTTATTATTGCTGACATACAAAAGGCCATTAGGAGTCGGTATATGTTTCATAAACCTTGTAATATGTCTAGTAAGGATAGAGCATGGTTGTCTAGTGTGCAATTGTAA